GGGGAGGGCGATGTTGTTGGCCTTGATGATCTCGGCCATGAACTCGTCGTAGTCCTTGGGGAGGCGGTCGTTGGCCGCCTGGTAGAGGTTCATGGCGTGCTGGATCTGGAGGATCGAGGTCTGGCCGATCATCGTGACGTAGGCGTTGCCTTGCAGGGTGATCGGGTCCTTGGCGGTGATCTTGGGCTTCTCGATCACGTTGGCGCCCTGGGCGACCTCGGGCTCGACGCGGCGGATGTCGGTGGTCCGCTTGCCGACGATGAACTCGGGCTCCTTCTTCTCGGCCGAGGGCGCCGCGCCGTGGGCGACGGCGTTCTTCTTCTTGCTCCCCTTGACCTGTCGCGGCTCCTCGCAGCCGCCGATCGCCAGGAGGAGGGCCGTCGTGAGGCAGAACGCCGGGGTTCGCGAAGTCATGGCGGGGTTCTCCGGTTCAGGCCCCGTCGGCGGGGCGGACGGTGAGGACGAGGGTCTTGCCGTCGCGGTCGACGGCGACGGGCGCGGGGCGGCCGGGCTCGACCGAGGCGGCGGCGGCGTAGACGTCGTGGACGCTGGTGGTCCAGCGGTCGTCGACGGCCGTGACGACGTCGCCGGCGGCCAGGCCCGCGGCCGCGGCGGGCGAGTCGGCGACGACGGACGCGACGCGGACGCCCTTGCCGCCCCCGTCGACCTCGCCCAGGCGCAGGCCCCACAGGCCGGCGGGCGCGAGCACGCGCCGGCGGGCGACCTTCGGGCCGGCGATGCGGTCGGGCAGGTCCTTCATCAGGTCGCGGATCGCGAAGTCGACCGGCGTGAAGGTCATCTCGTCCTTCTGGTAGTCGATCGTCGTCCGGTAGCGGGCGAAGAACGTGAAGCCGATGATGCCGTCGATCGGCTCGCCCAGCACCTCGCTCAGGACCCCGAGCGCGGGATGGTCGAAGACGACCACGGGCAGCTTCTCGGCCGTCAGGCTCCCCACCTGCAGCTTGGCGACCTCGGCCTCGCCCCGCATCGAGAACAGGAACGACTTGGGCGTCTTGGCGTCGACCGTCCCCGAGGTCTCCGCCGCCTTGTTGCTCAGCAGCGTGATCGGCGCGCCGAGGTCGAAGATCAGCCGGTACGGCCCCTTGCCGTTGAGCATGGCCCGCAAGACCATGTGGTTCGACGGCAGCATCGAAAACCGGGCCGTCGCCGGCCCCGTCGCCTTCGGCTCGTCCGCCGGCGCGGGGCCGAGCCACGACGACGCCCCCGCCAGACCCGCCGCGGCCAGGCCGATCAGCGGGCGGAAGAAGCCCGGACGCTTCGTCGAT
The DNA window shown above is from Paludisphaera mucosa and carries:
- a CDS encoding PDZ domain-containing protein, coding for MSDERSTKRPGFFRPLIGLAAAGLAGASSWLGPAPADEPKATGPATARFSMLPSNHMVLRAMLNGKGPYRLIFDLGAPITLLSNKAAETSGTVDAKTPKSFLFSMRGEAEVAKLQVGSLTAEKLPVVVFDHPALGVLSEVLGEPIDGIIGFTFFARYRTTIDYQKDEMTFTPVDFAIRDLMKDLPDRIAGPKVARRRVLAPAGLWGLRLGEVDGGGKGVRVASVVADSPAAAAGLAAGDVVTAVDDRWTTSVHDVYAAAASVEPGRPAPVAVDRDGKTLVLTVRPADGA